The proteins below are encoded in one region of Hordeum vulgare subsp. vulgare chromosome 3H, MorexV3_pseudomolecules_assembly, whole genome shotgun sequence:
- the LOC123444961 gene encoding histone H4 — MSGRGKGGKGLGKGGAKRHRKVLRDNIQGITKPAIRRLARRGGVKRISGLIYEETRGVLKIFLENVIRDAVTYTEHARRKTVTAMDVVYALKRQGRTLYGFGG, encoded by the coding sequence ATGTCGGGGCGCGGCAAGGGCGGCAAGGGGCTCGGCAAGGGCGGCGCGAAGCGCCACCGCAAGGTCCTGCGCGACAACATCCAGGGCATCACCAAGCCGGCGATCCGGAGGCTGGCCCGGAGGGGCGGCGTGAAGCGCATCTCGGGGCTCATCTACGAGGAGACCCGCGGCGTGCTCAAGATCTTCCTCGAGAACGTCATCCGCGACGCCGTCACCTACACCGAGCACGCCCGCCGCAAGACCGTCACCGCCATGGACGTCGTCTACGCGCTCAAGCGCCAGGGCCGCACCCTGTACGGCTTCGGCGGCTGA